CCTGTTTCGTCGGTTCTGCCTCAGACGAACCTGACTTCTCTTTGTTGCCACAGGCCACAATCAATAATAACACCGCAAGCAAAACTGCTGTTAAAGTGAAATAGCGTTGATTTCGTTGTTTCATGTTCTGCAAATCCCCTTATTCATTCGTTATTCTGTTATTTTGTCTTCTGCCGTTCTCTCATTTCTCATTACACGTGTGCTTGTGATCCATCCCATTTCATTTCTTAAATTCATAAAAAACGAACTTCCATGCTGTGGAAGACGTATGAGCGCTTTGCAGTTCGTTGTATCCAACGAAGCAGGAATGGACTCCCATCTTGCGGTTCTCCAATTGCGATCATCCACGCACCAATAAAGGTTGGCCTCCAGGACAGGAAGGGAGGATTCATAACTAACGACAAACCAACCGTCCTCGTGCTTCTCCTCACAAATTTCAACAAGCGCAGGTTTCGCTTGAACGATGTTGTCCGCAAAAGCGAAGACCTCCTCGCATGCCCATGCCTCCTTATGAGAATGCCCGAGACCCGGATGAAGGCTTAGTCTGCTATGGTTGTTGTTTGGATGGCACTCCAGATGCTGTTCATAAGACTTATTAAATATGGTCAACGGAAAATGGGTATCATTACTACCATTAAGCCATAACATCGGCAAGCGGCTTTCGGACAGATAAGTGGATGGGTCCCACAATAGACGAACACGTTTTGCCTCTGCCCCCGGCATGGATGCGAAGCTAAGCCCATAATAGGAACCCGGCTCATGTAGATACCCACAGCCATAAATGGGCATGGCAAAAGAAAGCCTGGCATCTAACCCCGCAACCAAACTTGTGATGATGCCTCCCCATGAAATTCCTGTTATACCTATGCTCTGCTTGTCTACACCCTGAAAAGAGCGGAGCAATGAATGAGCCAATATTACAGCGGCTACGGCATGATACATCCATTGATCTTCAACAGGCTGTTCGTAATCTGCAAATACACCCTGTTTCTCAGGACCACTCCATGAATGTGAAGGCCATTCCATCCGTTCGGTGTGCTCCTCATCCCCGAATGGAACATGCCCTTCCAGATCCATGGCTATCGCAGCATACCCTCGTGCCATCCATTCTTTCACCCAACTGCTAAAAGCTGTTCCCGCACCACCGTGAACCAAAATTACCGCGGGAACTTCCTCGTTAGGAGAGACCGGACGCGGGATGCCGTAGTAGGCAAATATGCGAGTAGCACGACCTTTATATGACACACCCTCATAGAAGCAGGCATGTACGCCGGTATGTTGATCTTCGGAAACCGGGTATAATCGAGGTGCTTTAAACAATTGCTCTAGATTCCAAGGCGGCTTTCCAGAAATGGAATGTCACCTCCTCTTTACACTGATAATGATTTTCTTTCTCAATACGTATCATATCATTCATTGCTTCAGCTAAACATGGATATATAAACGGAGTGAACTGGACTTTAGTCAGCCAAATAACCGCATAAAATAGGATAGCGCCCGATCATGCGACCAAGCTGAATACTCAAACAATTTTTCTGTCCCCACCTCGTACACATGTCCATGCCGAACCGCTGTCAAACGATGCCACTGCTCACTGGCCTGAAGCGCCTTCCATTCCCGGGCCGCCTGCTGTGTAGAATCTACCATGATAATCAGCATATCTGCGTCGTATTTTTCCAGAGCTTCTTTAGTCACCGATTCAAAAACATTGATGTCATCGAGACGATGCGTAGCTGCCAATCTAAAATCATCATAAAGGACCGCGCCAGCATTGCGTTTGCCATATATCCGATATTCCGAATCCGTGATACGCCATATGTTGACGGTAGCTCCACCGATGTTACGTCTTACTTTGCGGTAGACCGCTTCCGCCTTGCCATCATATTCTGACAGCCACACCTCCGCCTCTGCCCGATGCTCCATGACTTCTGCAATCATTCGAAGCTGCTCGCGCCAGTCTGCGGATAACCAAGGGATGGCAACTGTCGGCGCAATCTGCTCCAGCTCTTTTCGCGCCCGCTCGCCCAGAATGTCAGTGCAGAAAATAAGCTCCGGCTCCGACGCACGCAATCGATCCACATTTTCTTGCCAGATCTGCCCTTCCCCCAGCTCATAAGAATGCAGACGAGTCATTCGGTTGTATAATTCGTGATTTGGATAAAAGGCAGCAGCTTTCGGAAGCAGGCCAAGTGCCAGTAAACTGCCCGAGATTGGATCAGAGACACTTGCGATACTATATCTGCGGCTTTTGACAAACGCATTAGGCGAAAGTCCCATCTTCTGTTTGAATCTGCGGCTAAAATAAAATTCATCTTCATAGCCGACTCGGACCGCGGTCTCTTTTACACCATCACCTGACAAAAGGAGCTCCTTGGCCCGTTTCATTCTGACATCCATCAGATAGGCCGTCGGGGTCTTTCCTGTATATTGCTGAAATGCCCACGAAAAATACCCTGGACTCAGGCCAGCAAGCTTGGACAATTCATCTCGTTTTAACTCATGATCCAGATGTTCATTCATATAATCGGCAACACGGGCAATCGCAGAAGCGGTAGACTCAACGCTTTCCGGCTTGGCCTCCGCTTGAACAAGTGAAGTCATCAAACCGTATAATGCGGCCTGTCTATTGAAGTGTTCCTCGTCACCAGCGACCTCCAGTTGAAGCAATCGATCACAAGAGAGCGCGAGTTGATGCGGATCTTTGCACCAAAACAAACCCTCCATGAAAGCATGGGTAGCGGTCATCTGCTGTTCTCCGCCATATTCGTATACTTCGAAACGGACCATACAGCCTTTTAACGCCTGCTCATCTGCCGCCAGCTTGAACCTCTGTCCAGGAGCCAGCAAATAGACTTCCCCTTCATTCAATCGGGATATGTGTTCGTTCGATACCAAAGTTCCTGAGCCACTTGTACAAAGAATAGCGAAGTGTTCCGCTGTCGCTGCATGAACAATTTCTCCATTCCAGGACACTTCAAACGAATCGATACTGCTATATTTAAGCATCTTGCCTGCCTTTTTTTCATTGACCTTCATGGTAACCCTACTTTCTCCCTCAGCATGATGTCCATTGATTGAATTGTTCGAATATCTTAATGATAATGATTTTCAACCAAGATACAAACGGAAAAATGTAACTTCTCTGCAGAATAGTGATATCGGCCCAAAACAAAAAAAGCCGGTATCTGCTGTAACAACAGATACCGGCAAAATCGCTGCAAGACTGCAGCTTTTTTATCGGAAAAAGAAACCCTTAAAATCGGGTGGAACCCCCGTAAAATTACATTACGCTTGAATGCTTTGAACCAATTCAACGACTTGTTCAGCCGTTTGCATATCGAGTGCTTTGGCAGCAAGTTCTTGCATGTCTGCACGGGACAGCTTGGTGATCTGACTGCGAGCTGGCAGAATAGATGTTGCGCTCATGCTGAACTCATCCAGTCCGAGACCGAGTAGCAATGGAATTGCTGTTTCGTCTCCGGCCATCTCACCACACATGCCAACCCATTTACCTTCACGATGCGCTGCATCGATAACCATTTTAACCAAACGCAAAATGGCTGGGTTGTAAGGTTGGTACAGATATGCCACTCGTTCGTTCATACGGTCAGCAGCCATCGTGTATTGAATCAGATCGTTCGTTCCGATACTGAAGAAATCCACTTCTTTGGCAAACTGATCCGCCAGAACTGCAGTCGAAGGAATTTCGACCATGATTCCGAGTTGAATGCTGTCAGAAACAGCAATACCTTCAGCAACCAGCTTCTCTTTCTCTTCGAGCAAGACAGCTTTCGCTTCACGGAATTCACCAAGTGTTGCGATCATAGGGAACATGACACGCAGGTTACCATGTACGCTTGCACGCAGCAATGCACGCAATTGAGTACGGAAAATGTCCAGACGGTCCAGACACAGACGAACTGCGCGGAAACCGAGGAATGGATTCATTTCTTTTGGCAGGTCCAGATATGGAAGCTCTTTGTCTCCACCGATGTCGAGTGTACGAACAACAACAGGTTTGCCTTCCATTTTTTCCAGTACAGCCTTGTAAGCATTATACTGAATGTCCTCGGAAGGAAGCTTGTCTCTGCCCATGTACAGGAACTCGGTACGGTACAGGCCTACAGCCTCGCCGCCATTCTCCAGAACACCAGCAACATCATTCGGTGTACCAATGTTGGCTGCCAGTTCCACATGAACGTTGTCCACCGTTACCGTTGGCTCATCACGCAGTTTTCTCCACTCCGCACGTTGTGCATCGTATTGCTCCTGTTTGGAACGATACTCAGCAATAACATCATCCGTTGGATTAACCAGTACGTGACCGTCCAAACCGTCAACGATAATCATGTCACCTTGTTTCGCTTGAGCCAGAATGTCCTTGGTTCCAACGACAGCCGGAATTTCAAGCGAACGAGCCATGATTGCAGAGTGAGAAGTACGTCCACCAATATTGGTTGCAAAACCTTTAACATATTGACGGTTCAGTTGAGCCGTGTCGGAAGGCGTAAGATCCTCCGCAAGCACGATTACTTCTTCACTGATCTCAGCCGGACTCATGAATTCGATACCAAGCAAGTGATTTAGCACACGTTTGGTTACATCACGCATATCCGCAGCACGTTCCTGCAGGTAAGCACTCTTCATGTTTTCGAACATTTCGATAAATTGCGTTGCTGTTTCGTTCAATGCGAATTCCGCATTAATCTTATCATCTGCAATTTTCGCTTTAACCGGATCAATCAGTTCCGGGTCATTCAGAATGAGCAAATGCGAAGCAAAAATCTCAGCTTTTTTCTCGCCAAGCTCTTGTAAAGTACGCTCTTTGATCGCCTCAAGCTCAGCCTGGGACTTGCCCAGAGCTGAGTCGAGTTTCGCGATCTCTGCGTCAACGTCGTTGATTTCGCGTTTTTCTACAGAGTAATTGGGATGCTCCAAGATAAACGCCTTGGCGATAGCAATACCCGCCGAAGCCGCGATCCCAGAGACATTAAGCATTAATTTCGCCCAGCCCTTCGTTAACCATAACGTCTGTCAGAGCTTGAAGAGCTTCAGCTTCTCCTTCGCCTTCAACGATGATGTTGATGGTGTCGCCTTGTTCCAGACCAAGGGAAAGTACACCCAGGATGGATTTCAAAGTTACTTTTTTACCGTTAGCTTCTGCAAAGGATTCTGCACCTTTGAATTTGTTTGCTGTATTAACCAGGGCTGTCGCCGGACGTGCGTGGATACCATCTTCGTCTGTAATTCTGAATGTTTGTTGCATTACAATCATCTCACTTTCAATAATTTAGTTTAGGCATTGCATATATTTACACTTGCTTGCCATCGTCGTAACACTTCTTATTTTATCTCAATAATCGGCTGATCGCCAATTTTCAGTAACCCACTTTTCGTAAGCGTTACTGTCGAGCCTTCTGGCAGGTTGGTGAAAATGATCGGAGAGATGATCGACGGAGCATTAGCTTTCACATACTCCAGATCCACTTCCATAATCGGCTGTCCTGCCGATACCAGGTCGCCTTCCTGCACAAGCACGTTAAAGCCCTGACCTTTCAGCTTCACCGTGTTGACACCTATATGAACAAGTACTTCCTTGCCTCCGTCAGACATAATGCCCACGGCATGTTTGCTTGGAAATACGTTAAACACCTTACCATATACAGGAGAAGTAATCTTGCCATCATGAGGCAGAACAGCAAAACCATCGCCTGTCATTTTCTCAGCAAAGACCGGATCAGGAACGTTTGTGATATCCATCAATTCGCCGTTAACTGGCATAACGATGTCTTCCGCAATAATACGTTCACCTTCTTCACCTTGCGCCTTTTCCTGTTCAGGAGCTGGCTTAGCCACAGCTGCTGGAGCTGGTGCCGGTGTCCGTCCTGCAATGATATCCTGCATTTGAGATTTAATCGTATCTGAACGTGTACCGAAGATGGCCTGTACATTATTACCCACTTCAAGTACGCCAGATGCACCCAATTGTTTCAAACGATCTTTATTTACACTGGATTTCTCATTTACTTCAATCCGCAAACGAGTAATGCAAGCATCCAGATGTTTGATATTATCTTGCCCGCCGAAAGCAGCAAGAATATTGTGAGGTAGATCATCCGTTGAACTTGAGCCTCCACCGCCCGAAGCAGTTTCAGGAGTTGCCTCTTCACGACCTGGTGTTTTCAGGTTGAATTTGCGAATGATCAATCGGAATCCGAAATAGTAGATCACTGCAAGAATCAAACCTACGATGATAACATCCCACCAAGGCGTGCGGTTCGGGATAATCCCGAAGATCAGGAAGTCAATGAATCCACCGGAGAATGTCATCCCGATTTTGACTCCAAGAATTTGCATCGTCATGAAAGACAAACCTGCAAAGATACAGTGTACTGCAAACAGGATTGGCGCTACAAACAGGAATGAGAACTCCAGTGGTTCTGTAATCCCTGTGAGGAACGAAGTCAGCGCAGCTGATCCCATGATCCCTGCAACATACTTTTTGTGCTCCGGTCTTGCTTCATGGTACATCGCAAGCGCCGCAGCTGGCAAACCGAACATCATGAACGGGAATTTACCAACTTGGAACGTTCCCGCTGTAAGGTTCACACCATCACGCAGTTGATTGAAGAAGATTTGCTGGTCTCCACGAATGACATCTCCAGCTTTGTTCACATATTCACCGAACTCAAACCAGAATGGTGAATAGAAAATGTGATGCAGACCGAACGGAATAAGTGACCGTTCTACCACTCCGAAAATGAACGCCGACAATGTCGGACTTGTATCTACCATGAAGTGAGATACAGCATTCAGCCCATTTTGAATTGGAGGCCAGATGATCACCAGAAGCAACCCGATTAAGAGGGAAACGACTGAAGTGATAATTGGGACAAAACGTTTACCTGCAAAGAAACCGAGGTAAGACGGCAGTTCGATTTTGAAAAATCGATTGTAACATAGCGCGGCGGTAATACCTATGATAATACCTCCGAACACGCCAGTACTCAATGTAGGGATACCCAAGATGCTGGCATAACCGGGTACTTCACCGATCATGGCCGGCGTAACACCAACAGCCGTACCCAAAGTCACATTCATGACCAGGTAACCGATGATGGCCGCAAGACCTGCGACACCTTCGCCTCCGGCCAGCCCGACGGCTACACCGACAGCGAATAGTAATGCCAGATTATCAAATACGATCTGACCCGCATTCATCATAATCGTCGCGATCGAGCTTACCCATGGGGTATCTAGCGCTGTAGCATATTGCAGAAAATCCGGATTTACAAGCATGTTACCGATCCCGAGCAACAAACCTGCTGCTGGAAGAATCGCTACGGGCAACATGAGAGCTTTACCTACTCTTTGCAATACACCAAAAAGCTTTTTAAACATTGCGTCGTATCCACCCTTTCTTTTAAATTTTTATGTTGTGAAGCAAGCAAGGGAAAACAAAAAAGGCACGAGTTAACAAAGCAAATTGGTCCAACCTTCGGGTATAGCATACCCGGTATAAGGTAAGAACAATCACGCTCTAGATAACTCATGCCTGATCGAATCAGTAACACGTCGTTTGTGTTTATTCAGTTGCTTGATTACGGAGACCATTGTAGCACCACTTCAAAAACGATGCAAGCCTTTACACGAAATTTGTCGAACCAGAATTCCAATGATGGAATTTTTTTACTTACTCTCTTCTTCTTTCCTTTGATTCAAGCGCTGCAAATGAATGGTCAAATAACCTACTTCCGCAGGATACACTGGGAGATTCAACCTTTTTTCCATCACCTTCGTTAGTTTCCATGCAAGCGAGTACATTTCAGGATATTCTAACTTCAACAGGGAATCCAATTTGTGGATTTCTTCCACTTTGTCTCCCCGACGGACACGCTCCAAGGCAAATCGAAGATGAGTCAGTAACCGGGAATAATCCAGTGACTCGGTCTCAAACGAATAATCCAGTTGGGTGGACACCAGGCTCACCAAATCAGTTATCAATTGCGAGTGCTCGCGAACTTGGGAAATATTTTGGTTGGTCATGGCACTGTAGATGTGAAGCGCAATAAAACCGATTTCATCCATTCCTAGATCTACGCCCAGTTTTTCTTTAATCAAACGAACCGCATATTCACCCATACGATATTCGTCAGGATAAATTTCACGGGTCTCATATAGAAACGGATTCTGGATAACAATCCCTTGTTCTTTCCGTTTTAATGCAAAAGAAATATGGTCGGTCAGTGCGATATGAATATGTTCGTTTAAAGGAACGTCCGTACGTCCTGCAATATACGTAATGACTTCGTTAATAATTTCGATTAATGCTTCATCCACTTGTGGAAGAAGCTGTTTATACTGCTCCTGCTCCTGCTGGTTTCTCAAAATGAACATCTTCTCCACAGCCATCAGAGGAATAATATCATTCGTTTTCCGATTGAAGCCGATGCCTTTACCAATCACGACAACTTCTCCATGTTCAGGATGCTGTGCAATAATTACATTATTATTTAGCGCTTTGGCTACTTGCAGGCTACTCAATATTTGCACCTCTTTTTCACACCATCTTAGGTGTGATTCAGTCACACCCTAGTAAGAAAGAAAAGACATCCGGAAGCGGGCAAACCGCGCCGGACGTCTCGCTTAAAAAGTAACAAAAATTCGCCTTAAGGTCAATAGAGCATGACTGCTTTATAATTCGTTGTCTTACTCGTCAACTCCAGCTTTTTCCACAATCTTATCGATTATAGAGGGAGTCGTTACAGGTTCACTCTGTTGGATAGCAACCGGTGCTGTTGTTTTAGGTTTGGTGAGGCCTTTAATTAACTGCTCCACATCAATGCCGGAAACGCTTTTGAGCATCTCAGGGGCCGTCGCCATGAGCTCAGTTACATAATTGCTTACACGAGTGGCGCCTTCACCTTTACCTGTGTCCACAACAGTCAGTTTATCAATCGCAGAGATCGGCTCCGCAATTTTACCAGCAAGTTCAGGCAGCATTTTGACGATGATATCGAGCACGGCAGCTTCGCCGAACTTTTGGAACGCCTCGGCCAGTTTTTCCTTCGCTTCCGCTTCTGCAAGTCCTCTCAGACGAATAACTTCTGAATCCGCTGTACCTTTAGCGAGTTCTGCATCCGCCATAGCCTGCCCTTCAAGACGCTTCTGCTCCGCAGTAGCTTTCGCATGCGTTTCAATGGAGTACTGTACTGCATCGGCTTCACGCATTCTTTTGGCTTTATCCGCTTCGGCAGCCTGCTCCACCGCATAACGATCCGCTTCTGCCTTTTTCTTCACTTCAGCATCATACTGCTTCTCACGTACGATAATTTCTTTCTCTTGCAGATCGATCTCACGTTCTTTACGAACGAGTTCAACTTTCATTTCTTCCTCCACCACGGTTTGTCTCGCACGCGCTTCGTGGATATGGTAAGCCTGATCCGCTTCTGCTTTAGCAGTATCCTGATCCCGCTTAAACGTCGCTACTTTCAGTTCCTTCTCTTTTGCAGCTTCAGCGATATTCGTATCACGCAGCAACTCGGCTTTTTGCCCTTGCTCTTCTGCATTGGCCTTCTGAATACGTGCATCCCGCATCGCTTCCGCTTCCGCAATTTCAGCATCACGCTTGACGGCTGCTATCCTCGGTTTACCGAGGGCATCCAGATAACCTTGTTTGTCACGAACATCTTTGATGGTAAAAGAGACAATTTGCAGTCCCATTTTTTTCAGATCCCTGGCAGCTACACCTTGAACCTCTTGCGCGAAGCGATCGCGGTTACGGTATACTTCTTCCACCGTCATCGTTCCGAGGATGGCCCGCAAATGCCCTTCCAGAACTTCCTGTGCTTCGCCTCTTAACGATTCTACCGGCTTACCGATGAATTGCTCGGCTGCAGTAGCCACGTCTTCTATTGAGCTTCCGACCTTGATAATGGCGACACCATCGGCAATGACCGGTACGCCTTGTTCCGTGTATACTTCCGGTGTGGAAACGTCCAGCTTATGGGACAACAGTGAGATAAACTCTGACTGCTGGAATACTGGCAAGATAAATGCGCCGCCTCCACGAACAATTTTAATTTTGCGTCCGGAGTCATCGTCGGAAATATTTTTACTTCCAAGGAATGAACCCGTAACGATCATGGCTTCATCCGGCCCAACCGTCTTGTACCTCGCCCAGAACGCCAAACCAAGAATCAGAACTACACCGACAACAATTGCAGGAACCAACAACACATCCATATCCAGATTATTCATTCCACATCTCTCCCCTTATTTATACATGACTGCTTACACTGCTAACGGCGGTTAAACTACCTTAAACATCTTTAAGTACATCTTCATCCCATTCCGATACACGCAGCACACCTTCGGTTACATCCACAACTACAACACGCGCTCCCGCCGCAATGGGACGATGTTCAAAGCTGGATGCCGTGTGCACCGTATTACCGGGAGCAATCTTGATCATGACTTCACCAAAACCTTTTTCTGGTACCGGAATGGTGATTTCTCCAATTTTCCCGGATAGCTCTTTCATGGAAAACGCAATGGAAACGTCACTGTTACGCATCGGCTTGATATATGCAAAGAATACCAGCATGGCTGCAGCAATACCTATAAGCAGGGATAGTATCAGTGCCAAAATCGCACTTATCGAGCTATAACGTGTCAGCATAATACCGGCTCCGCCAAAGGTTGTTATAGAACCAGCCAGCACAACAGGTTTGAAAAAATCAAGGCCTGGCAATTCAAAGGCCCCGTCCAGCAAGCCATCAATCAAGTCACCTAGCACAAGGCTGACGACTGCAAATATGGCTCCTCCGATTAGACACCCCCAATAGATTGACTCCATTCCCCGTTCCTCCTCTCTTCTGCCGCAATTCCATCCAACTGGGCATTCCTCATGTAAATAAATACGTAGCAACCCACTGTTATGTTTCAAAATCTTTCCTCATTTGGTTCCTAGACCCGATAATGGTTATTCTGGTTGAAAAATGGTCCAGTTCCTAGAACATTCTCCAATTCGCTCTTATTCACAACAAAAAAACCGCAAATCTCCGTTAAAGGAGACGTGCGGTTCAAGAACACATCGCTGTGTTTTTATGTTTTATTCTTATAGAGAAGCCTTGTAGATAGATACAACGTCTTCACGTTGCAATTTTTTGAAGTTACCAAATGGGCCGAAGAGCATGGCTTTGTCAGCCATCACTTCGATTTGGCTGTCATCGATATCATAATCAGCCAGACGGTTAGGCGCACCAATGGATGTCCAGAATTTGCTCAACGCTTCGATGCCTTCTTCAGCAATCTGTTTGTCCGATTTACCTTCAGGATTAACTTCGAACACATTGATCGCGAGACGTTTGAAACGATCCACATTGACGTCCACATTATGCTTCATCCAATGCGGGAACAGAATCGCGAGCCCTCCGCCATGCGGAATGTCATACACTGCGGATACCGCGTGTTCGATATTGTGAGTAGCCCAGTCACCAGCGAGACCCATGTTCAGTACACCATTCAATGCCATCGTTCCGCAGTACAGAATCGTTTCACGCAGTTCATAGTTCTCCAGGTCTTCAACCAAACGAGGGGCTGCATCCATAACTGTGCGCAGAATCGTCTCACAGAATCCGAGTTGAACCGGTGTGTTGGCATCCAGATGGAAGTAATGCTCCAGTACGTGGGACATCATATCAACCATGCCATAAACCGTTTGGTCCAGAGGAACGGTATATGTATTTACCGGATCAAGAATTGAGAACGCAGGGAACGAATACGCGCTGCCCCAGCCCAACTTCTCCTGTGTATCCTGATTCGTGATAACCGAACCGGCATTCATTTCCGAGCCAGTTGCAGCCATTGTCAGCACGGTTCCGAGTGGAAGAGCATCCTGTGCTACGGCTTTGCGCTGAGCAAAGTCCCACATGTCGCCGTCATATTTAGCACCTACGGCAATCGCTTTGGCACAGTCCAGTACACTGCCGCCGCCTACAGCGAGGATCAGGTCAATGTTATTCGTTTTGCAAAGGTCTACGCCTTTGTGAACCGTCGAAAGACGTGGGTTCGGTTCTACACCAGCCAACTCCGTAACCTCAGCTCCAACTTCCTTCAGCAAACCGATCACCTGATCGTACAATCCGCTGCGTTTGATACTGCCGCCACCATATACAAGCAGAACCCGTTTGCCGTATTTCGGTACTTCGGTTTTCAGTGCTTCCAGCTGACCTTTACCGAAAATCAATCGGGTTGGATTATAAAATTGAAATGATCTCATATCTATGTCGCCTCCAATGGAGTTTAGAATTTTTAGTGCAACTCCAATTATAGTACCCCGTTTATAGAAAAACAAATCCATAGTCACTCACTTTATAACAACCCGTTAATCTGCAAGTGGGCTCGAAACATCTCGCTCGTTGAAGGCAAATCTTCAGCATCCACCCAGGTTTCTGAGGCCCATAATCCAGCCTGTTTGAATGCCCGCGGACAATGGATAAAGCACTCTTCCACATCCACAATGACAGCCGCACCAATCGTTTTACCGGTCCAGCCCATACTCGCGATAAATTCTTCATCCTTGGTAATGGACGCTGTACCATTAATGCGCAGCACTTCATTCAGACCCGGAATCAAAAAGAGCATGCCAATACCAGGGTTAGACAAAATGTTCAACAAGGAGTCTATCCGCCGATTGCCCGGGCGTTCGGGATAGATGAGCCGATATGTATCATAAACTTTTACGAATCCCGCTCCATCGCCCCGGGGTGACACATCACTTTTCCCATCACGATCGGACGTGGAGAGGAAAAATAATGGTGATATGGATAGAAAGTTCTGAACATGTGAATCCACAAATGAGATTGCCTTGTTACGCACATGTTCATGCGGTTCACCCACCATGCCTTGCAGTTCCTCAGCATCTGTGATCAACGGAATATCCAATGCCTTCTTTTCCATATTATTAACCCCATTTCCTCAATTCATTGTGGTACTCTAAGACTTCCCTCTATTATAACTGGCTCGGTAGTTCATTCCAATGCACACAAATGTCAAGAACGACAAGAACACCCGCTCATGATTGGGCGGGTGTTTTGGTTAGTTGACTACTATTCGGTGTATCCCATGCTGCTTACAAAACGACGGAAGGCTTGACGTCCCGCCTCATCATATTTGTACACACCTGCATGCTCCAGAATCTCGGCGAATTTCAAGCCGACTTCCTGTTGCACAAGCGCAACAGCTTGCTCCTTGTTCAGGTTGGGACCGAAACGTTCGATCAGTTCTTCTGCCCAGCCCAGATGTTTATTCAACACATGTTCGGAAGCTTTGGCCGCCTCAGCAAGTTTGGTATCCCCAGCGAGAATATCCGCGATGCTGTCCAGCTCTTCTTTCAAACGACCTGGCAGGATTGCAAGCCCCATCACTTCGATGAGTCCAATGTTCTCTTTTTTCAAATGATGCATTTCACGATGCGGATGGAAAATCCCTTCGGGATGTTCATCATTCGTGCGATTGTTCCGCAGAACGAGGTCCATCTCATATCCTCCGTCCGCACTGCGACGAACGATTGGAGTCACTGTATTGTGTGGAATCTGTTCTCCATCAACCTCACTGAATGCCTCGATCTCCACCGTAGAATCACTGTATACCTTCCACGCTTCATATACTGCGTTACCCGCTTCAAGCAGCTCTGCAGGATCGTGTGAAGCCAGCCGCAGAACGGACATTGGCCATTTCACAAGACTGAGCGTAAGCCCCGGCGAACCAGCGTGGCGGAATACCGCCTCTGGCTTCGCATTT
This window of the Paenibacillus marchantiae genome carries:
- a CDS encoding MSMEG_1061 family FMN-dependent PPOX-type flavoprotein, whose product is MEKKALDIPLITDAEELQGMVGEPHEHVRNKAISFVDSHVQNFLSISPLFFLSTSDRDGKSDVSPRGDGAGFVKVYDTYRLIYPERPGNRRIDSLLNILSNPGIGMLFLIPGLNEVLRINGTASITKDEEFIASMGWTGKTIGAAVIVDVEECFIHCPRAFKQAGLWASETWVDAEDLPSTSEMFRAHLQINGLL